A section of the Acomys russatus unplaced genomic scaffold, mAcoRus1.1, whole genome shotgun sequence genome encodes:
- the LOC127186166 gene encoding PWWP domain-containing DNA repair factor 3B-like: MDSAEYVLCKWKGQLWPARVLSRPRTSAHSKGRGAPFLKVQILSVGEKTRVRSTEAKPLTKSKILAVASLAGKGSQGRGLPGQTRAYKGALKVALDVLGEGRHLFPGRRAQDQRTSMEAPKFPKEQASSSPCQSLRFEACSQRGQGLSHRSPGKQHGCPWGPVVRSSQNMLYGRKGKAQAHSAFGPPHFEGQGIVLRGSRVWPRSPAPAGKAAGNPGKRKLSTSKHRPQSAPASTEGAQAKNEQQAAPGPPRKRRKRRRRRISILPKARKPQARAPCAGLEIQAIGGQRKKTALQEDKKDPSPGTLKPDAKGASAACLPPNPWLRRSLRLASRKRKIYVLCPLCRVPELETHVHSKAASTRFQRTGAVIQEDRQATKVASSARGPNTIEGGMLVWFKCQDLPFWPAVVKSVSQHDKMARVLLIEGSMQLERRGVRVPLCKLKPLDCGEKRSLLRRASRVYGPGISWCFSVIDHYREGLACGSSLGSFMDYYTSPASSPLRRAIQEGDLHIDFPKVSYADLEDWEEEMTLAGKRPCRKLLPDRTRASWDRANKKIVDFIVKRKGADQHLLDIVKGRKQSKRLDDLRTSKRDVFCVETYLEDDDQLHLVARHLQEIAKEADEALLSLTRGDIVRFTIEVLLPEAIICSIAALEELSYKEAEEKYLRGPPVHYREKELFDKTILKAARKRSAARVLMASSPPALGPTS; encoded by the coding sequence GGGCACCTTTCCTGAAGGTTCAAATCCTGTCAGTGGGTGAGAAGACTAGAGTGAGGAGCACCGAGGCAAAGCCCCTAACCAAGTCCAAAATCTTAGCTGTGGCCTCCTTGGCAGGGAAGGGGTCACAGGGCAGGGGCTTGCCAGGGCAGACCAGAGCATACAAGGGAGCCCTCAAGGTGGCACTGGATGTTCTGGGCGAGGGAAGGCACTTGTTTCCAGGAAGGAGGGCACAAGATCAAAGAACCAGCATGGAGGCTCCAAAGTTTCCCAAAGAGCAGGCCAGCTCCAGCCCATGCCAGAGCCTTCGCTTTGAAGCCTGCAGTCAGAGAGGCCAAGGGCTCTCCCACAGGAGTCCTGGGAAGCAGCATGGCTGCCCCTGGGGTCCTGTGGTGAGGAGCTCACAGAACATGCTTTATGGGCGAAAGGGGAAAGCCCAGGCCCACAGTGCTTTTGGGCCCCCTCACTTTGAAGGGCAAGGGATTGTGCTAAGAGGCAGCAGAGTGTGGCCAAGGTCCCCAGCACCTGCAGGAAAGGCTGCTGGTAATCCAGGCAAGAGAAAGCTGAGCACATCCAAGCACAGGCCTCAGAGTGCCCCAGCCTCCACAGAGGGCGCTCAGGCTAAAAATGAGCAGCAGGCTGCCCCTGGACCaccaaggaagagaaggaagaggaggaggaggcgcaTCTCCATCTTGCCCAAAGCCCGGAAGCCACAAGCAAGAGCACCCTGTGCAGGCCTAGAGATCCAGGctattggaggccagaggaagaagacTGCCCTCCAAGAGGACAAAAAGGATCCCAGCCCAGGGACCCTGAAGCCAGATGCAAAGGGGGCATCAGCAGCCTGCTTGCCTCCTAACCCATGGCTGCGGAGGTCGCTCCGCCTTGCCAGCAGAAAAAGGAAGATCTACGTGCTGTGTCCCCTGTGCAGGGTCCCGGAACTGGAAACTCATGTGCACTCAAAGGCGGCCAGCACCAGGTTCCAGAGAACAGGGGCTGTGATTCAAGAAGATAGACAAGCCACCAAGGTGGCTTCTTCTGCCCGGGGTCCGAATACCATTGAAGGAGGAATGCTGGTCTGGTTCAAATGTCAGGACCTTCCTTTCTGGCCAGCGGTGGTCAAGAGCGTCAGCCAACACGACAAGATGGCGAGGGTGCTGTTGATCGAGGGCAGCATGCAGCTTGAGCGCAGGGGTGTCCGCGTCCCTCTCTGCAAGCTGAAGCCTCTGGACTGTGGGGAGAAGAGATCGCTCTTGAGGAGAGCCAGCAGAGTGTACGGCCCGGGCATCAGCTGGTGCTTCTCAGTGATCGACCACTACAGAGAGGGCCtggcctgtggctcctccctgGGCTCCTTTATGGACTACTACACCTCCCCAGCCAGCTCCCCGCTAAGGAGGGCCATCCAAGAGGGCGACCTGCACATTGACTTCCCCAAGGTGAGCTATGCCGACTtggaagactgggaggaggagatgacCCTGGCTGGGAAGCGGCCCTGCAGGAAACTCCTGCCTGACCGCACCAGGGCTTCCTGGGACAGAGCCAACAAGAAGATCGTAGACTTCATCGTCAAGAGGAAGGGGGCCGACCAGCACCTGCTGGACATCGTGAAGGGCAGAAAACAGTCCAAGCGGCTGGACGACCTCCGCACATCAAAGAGGGACGTCTTCTGCGTTGAGACCTACCTGGAGGATGACGACCAGTTGCATCTCGTGGCCAGGCATTTGCAAGAAATAGCCAAGGAGGCAGATGAGGCCCTGCTCTCCCTGACAAGAGGCGACATAGTGCGCTTTACCATAGAGGTTCTTCTTCCAGAAGCAATCATCTGCTCCATCGCTGCCCTGGAGGAGCTCAGCtacaaggaggcagaagagaagtaccTGCGTGGCCCGCCCGTGCACTACCGCGAGAAAGAGCTCTTCGACAAGACCATCTTAAAGGCGGCCCGCAAGAGGTCAGCAGCCAGGGTTCTGATGGCCAGCTCCCCTCCTGCGCTTGGCCCCACTTCTTAG